CCCGGACCCCGGGGTTGGCTTCCCCGTGGGTCGACCCACACGATCCGGAAGAGAACCCCTCTTGGCCGAGTAACGGCTGTTCCGGTCCCCCGGCTTGGACACGGACCCCGGCCCTGCGGTATTCTTCCGCCTCCGCTTGCCGCGGGGGCGGTTCGTGGAATCCCCCTGCGTGCGGCCCGCCCGAGGCATGGGAAAGGTCCATGATCCGCTACCGGCGTCTCTTTCTGCTCCCCGTCGATGTGCTCCTCGTGGCCGCGAGCCACGTTCTGGCGTACCTGCTGCGTTTCGAGGGGAGTATCCCCGAGCCGCAGGTTGCCGTATTCTGGACCGGACTCCTCGTCTCGGTCCTGGTCAAGCCGGTCTGCTTCCTCGCCATGGGGTTCTACCGCCGCCTGTGGCGCTACGCCTCCATCCCCGACCTGGTGCACATCGTCAAGGCGGTCACCCTGGCCACGGCGGCGTCTTCGCTCGTCACGGTCTTCGCGACCCACTTTCAGGGTTACTCCCGCAGCGTCTTCCTCCTGGACTGGCTCCTGGTGAACGCCCTGCTCATGGGTCGCAGCCTCGTCTGGAGGGTGCTCCAGGAACACCGCTACACCCGGCGCCGCAATCGGGGGCCCAGGGCTCTCCTCGTGGGGGCGGGAATGGCCGGGCGCATGCTCTTCCAGGAGATCCGCCACAACCCCGACCTGAGCTACAGCGTGGTGGGGTTCCTGGACGACGACCGGGCCAAGGCCGGCGCCAACATCAGCGGCCGGCCCGTGCTGGGCACCATTCGGCAGCTGCGGCGGGTCGCTCGGGAGCAGAGCGCGACCCACGTCGTCATCGCCATACCCTCGGCCCCTGCGACGCTCATCCGCGAGGTGGTGCACGCCTGCCGGGAGGCGGGGCTCGAGGTGCGTACCCTGCCGCCCATCACCGACATGCTCGACCCGGCGCGCCTCGCCGCCCAACTGCGCGAGGTCAACCTGGAGGACCTGCTCGGCCGCGATCCGGTGCGCCTGGAGACGGACCGGATCGCGGCATACCTGGTGGGGCGTCGCGTGCTGGTCACGGGGGCGGGGGGTTCGATCGGGAGCGAGCTGTGCCGGCAGCTGGCCCGTTTTCAGCCCGCGGAGCTCATCCTCTTCGACGTTGCGGAGACGCCGCTGCACCACATCCAGCTGGAGCTGGAGCGAGACTTTCCGAAGCAGACGGTACGCCCCGTTCTCGCGGACGTGCGCGACACCGAACAAGTGCAGCGGGTCTTTCGCGAGTCGCGCCCCCAGGTGGTCTTCCACGCCGCGGCGTACAAACACGTGCCCATGATGGAGTACCACCCTCTGGAGGCAGTGAAGACCAACGTGATCGGAACCCGCAACCTCGCCCGCGCGGCGGAGGAAGTCGGCGTCGAGCGGTTCGTGATGATCTCTACCGACAAGGCGGTGAACCCGACCAACGTGATGGGCGCCTCCAAGCGGGCCGCCGAGATCTTCGTCCAGGCGTTCAGCGAGAAGAGCCGCACGGACTTCATCACGGTGCGGTTCGGCAACGTGCTGGGCTCCAACGGCAGCGTGGTGCCCCTGTTCCAGGAGCAGATCGCCCGGGGCGGCCCGGTCACCGTGACCCACCGCGACGTCACGCGCTACTTCATGACCATCCCCGAGGCGAGCCAGTTGGTGCTCCAGGCCGGCAGCATGGGCCAGGGGGGGGAGATCTTCCTCCTGAACATGGGAGAACCGGTCAGGATCGTCGAGTTGGCCGAAGAGCTCATTCGCCTTTCGGGCCTCGTGCCCTACGAGGACATCCCCATCGCCTTCACCGGGCTGCGGCCCGGGGAGAAGCTCTTCGAGGAGCTCCTGATCGACGGTGAGGGGATCCGGCCCACCGCCCACAAGAAGATCCTCGTGGCGGCCGCGCGACCCTTGCCGCTGGACGAGGCCGAGCGGCACCTGGAGGAGCTCTGGTCCTGCGTGGCGAAGGGCGATCCCGACCTGGCCGTCCACAAGCTGGAGGAGATGGTCCCGGAGTACCGATCCACGAACCGTCGGGCCGGCGGCACCGTGCAGGTACACCCGGCGGCGGTCGCGCTCCCCTCGCGCCAGCGGGCCGACGGCGCCGTGGCGTCGGACGACGCAGGGGCTGCCGGCGCCCACGCCGGTAGGTCCGGCCGGCACACCAAGTAGCGAGGACACCTCAGGGGCTGAGAGCGGAGGCGCCGTCGCCGGATTCCGGGTTTCGCTTCAACGACACCAGGAGCACCACGGTGCCCTCCTCGGTGAGGAGGGGAACGGCGAAGGTCTCGATCCCGCCGACGAACCCGAAGAAGACCTGGGGTCCCTCGACGATGGTGGGCGGGGTGAGCCCCTCGCGAAGCCCCGCGCGCAAGAGAAGCCCCGTAGCATTTCCGGCGACCGTGTTGACCATCTCCATCGCGATGGCATGGACGGTCTGCGCGTCGCCCGGGCCCAGGGACTCCGCCGAGACACGGCCCGCCACCCGCCACGCCACGTCCCGCGCGAACACCAGCGCTACCGATCCCGTGAGGTCCCCCTGGAGCCCGACCAGCGCGCTCAGGCTGTCGGCGGTGCGCGACTCGGTGATGCGCGCCGCCGGCCCCACCCGGGCCGCCAGCCCCGCCATCCGGTGCAGAACCCGGAGGGCACAGTCCCGAAACACGTCCACGTGGGACTCCACTGCGAGCCACCTCCTCGGGGTCGGCCTCCCGGCCTGCGCCCCACCCGGTCATGCGCGACACCTGCCATCTCCGTATCGGACCGGCGAAGCACCGACTTCACCGCAGAGTGGAGCACCCGTTCAACGGCTTCTCACGCAAAGGCGCCAAGGCGCAAAGGGGGTTCGGGCTTTTCTTCGCGTCCTTTGCGCCTTTGCGTGAGGTCGAGGTCTTTCGTTCTCAGGCAACGGCGGTCTGCGGCGCAGTATCCCCAGATCTTCCCGGTTTTCCGGGGCCCCTGCCGCACGACACCTGCCGCACGAAAGCTGTCGGCGCCGGCGCCCCGGATGGTATGATCCATCCCATGAACGCACCGGCTTCGGGACACGCACAGGGCCGTCTGCACGACGTGGTGGCATGCGCCGGGCGTATCGTGCTGGGCAAGGAGCGCCCGGTACGGCTGGCGCTGGCGTGCCTGGTGGCCCGGGGCCACCTGCTCATCGAGGACCTGCCGGGGGTGGGCAAGACCCTCCTCGCCCAGGTGCTCGCCCGCACCCTGGGCCTCCAGTTCCACCGGGTGCAGTTCACGAGCGACCTCCTGCCCGCCGACATCCTGGGCGTCTCGGTGTACGACCGCGACGCCGCCGCCTTCCGCTTCCACCCGGGGCCCGTCTTCGCCCACGTGGTGCTCGCCGACGAGATCAACCGGGCCACCCCCAAGACCCAGAGCGCGCTCCTGGAGGCCATGGAGGAGGGGCAGGTGACGGTGGACGGCGAGACCCGCCCCCTGCCCATGCCCTTCTTCGTGGTGGCCACCCAGAACCCCAGCCACCAGGTGGGCACCTTTCCCCTCCCCGAGTCCCAGCTCGACCGGTTCCTCATGCGGCTGCGCCTGGGGTACCCCGACCCGGAGGCCGAGCGGGCGCTCCTGCAGGGCAGGGATCGGCGGGAGCTCTTGCGGGAAATGGCGCCCTGCGTCCGGCCGGGGGAGCTGGCAGAGGCCCAGGAGGCCGTAGCTGGGGTGCACGCCTCGGAAGCGCTCCTGGACTACCTCCAGGCACTGCTCGGGTTCACCCGGAGCTCGGGAGAGTTCGGCGCGGGCCTCTCGCCCCGGGCCGGCCTGGCCCTCTTGCGCAGCGCCCAGGCGTGGGCCCTGCTGGAGGGCCGGGAGTACGTGCTGCCCGAGGACGTGCAGGCGGTGCTCCCCGCGGTGGCGAGCCA
This sequence is a window from Thermodesulfobacteriota bacterium. Protein-coding genes within it:
- a CDS encoding nucleoside-diphosphate sugar epimerase/dehydratase, with the translated sequence MIRYRRLFLLPVDVLLVAASHVLAYLLRFEGSIPEPQVAVFWTGLLVSVLVKPVCFLAMGFYRRLWRYASIPDLVHIVKAVTLATAASSLVTVFATHFQGYSRSVFLLDWLLVNALLMGRSLVWRVLQEHRYTRRRNRGPRALLVGAGMAGRMLFQEIRHNPDLSYSVVGFLDDDRAKAGANISGRPVLGTIRQLRRVAREQSATHVVIAIPSAPATLIREVVHACREAGLEVRTLPPITDMLDPARLAAQLREVNLEDLLGRDPVRLETDRIAAYLVGRRVLVTGAGGSIGSELCRQLARFQPAELILFDVAETPLHHIQLELERDFPKQTVRPVLADVRDTEQVQRVFRESRPQVVFHAAAYKHVPMMEYHPLEAVKTNVIGTRNLARAAEEVGVERFVMISTDKAVNPTNVMGASKRAAEIFVQAFSEKSRTDFITVRFGNVLGSNGSVVPLFQEQIARGGPVTVTHRDVTRYFMTIPEASQLVLQAGSMGQGGEIFLLNMGEPVRIVELAEELIRLSGLVPYEDIPIAFTGLRPGEKLFEELLIDGEGIRPTAHKKILVAAARPLPLDEAERHLEELWSCVAKGDPDLAVHKLEEMVPEYRSTNRRAGGTVQVHPAAVALPSRQRADGAVASDDAGAAGAHAGRSGRHTK
- a CDS encoding chemotaxis protein CheX, which encodes MESHVDVFRDCALRVLHRMAGLAARVGPAARITESRTADSLSALVGLQGDLTGSVALVFARDVAWRVAGRVSAESLGPGDAQTVHAIAMEMVNTVAGNATGLLLRAGLREGLTPPTIVEGPQVFFGFVGGIETFAVPLLTEEGTVVLLVSLKRNPESGDGASALSP
- a CDS encoding MoxR family ATPase is translated as MNAPASGHAQGRLHDVVACAGRIVLGKERPVRLALACLVARGHLLIEDLPGVGKTLLAQVLARTLGLQFHRVQFTSDLLPADILGVSVYDRDAAAFRFHPGPVFAHVVLADEINRATPKTQSALLEAMEEGQVTVDGETRPLPMPFFVVATQNPSHQVGTFPLPESQLDRFLMRLRLGYPDPEAERALLQGRDRRELLREMAPCVRPGELAEAQEAVAGVHASEALLDYLQALLGFTRSSGEFGAGLSPRAGLALLRSAQAWALLEGREYVLPEDVQAVLPAVASHRLAGAEALGAGAEEEVVRRLVESVPVP